In the Nocardioides marmotae genome, CGAGGTGGTACGGCGGGCAGGCGGCCGTGCCGAGCGAGCGGATCTTCTCGTCGAGGAACGACAGCATCCGCTGCGGGTTGAGGATCGCCTTGGTCTCCTGGAACAGGAACGACTTGTTGGCCGACCCGCCGCCCTTGGCCATGAAGAGGAACTTGTACTCCGGCTTCCCCGAGGTCTGGGGGGTGGAGTAGATCTCGATCTGGGCCGGCAGGTTGGTGCCGGTGTTCTTCTCCTCGTACGTCGTCAGCGGCGCGAGCTGGGAGTAGCGCAGGTTCAGCTGGGTGTAGGCGTCGTACACGCCCTGGCTGACGACCTCGCCGTCGTCGACACCGGTGATCACGCCCTCGGACTTCTTGCCCATCACGATCGCGGTGCCGGTGTCCTGGCACATCGGCAGCACGCCGCCGGCGGAGATGTTGACGTTCTTGAGCAGGTCCAGCGCCACGAAGCGGTCGTTGCCGGACGCCTCGGGGTCGTCGATGATCCGCCGCAGCTGCGCGAGGTGGGCCGGGCGCAGGTAGTGGGCGATGTCGTGCATCGCCTCGCGGGTCAGCAGCCGGATCGCCTCGGGGGAGACCTTGAGGAACGTCTGCCCGTCCACCTCGACGGTCGAGACGCCCTCGGTGGTCAGCAGCCGGTACGGCGTGCGGTCCGGGCCCAGGGGCAGCAGGTCGGAGTAGCGGAGCTCGGGAACGGTCGACACGAGCGCTCAGCGTAGACCGCCAGGGCCGTTGGTCCGACGTCGGGAGTTCATGGGCCGGTCCGGTCGGGGCCGCGGGATAGTAACGTCCACGACGGTCGTGCCCACAAGGGTGCGCGAGGCGCGACTGCGCCCCGCCTCAGGAGGTTAGACGTGAAGGTTCGTAAGTGGTTGGTCGTGCTCGCCGCGACGTCGGCGCTGGCGGCATGTGCGCCGCCGGCAGACGACGATGAGGGCGACTCCGGAAACGGCGGCACCGACGCCGCCGCCGCGACGTCCGCGGAGGACTTCGGCGGCATGGAGGGTCTCATCGAGGCCGCCCAGGAGGAGGGCGAGCTCAACGTGATCGCGCTTCCCCCGGACTGGGCGAACTACGGCGAGATCATCAAGGCGTTCGAGGAGAAGTACGACATCAAGGTGAACTCGGCCCAGCCGGACGCCGCGAGCCAGGACGAGATCAACGCGGCCAACCAGCTCAAGGGCACCGACCGCGCGCCGGACGTCTTCGACCTCAGCCAGTCGGTGGCGCTCGCCAACACCGACATGTACGCGCCCTACCAGGTCGAGACGTTCGACGAGATCCCCGAGGAGTTCAAGGACGCCGACGGCACCTGGGTCAACGACTACGGGGGCTTCATGTCGGTCGGCTACGACGCCGACGTGGTGCCGGAGATCGACTCGCTGGAGGACCTGCTCGGTCCGGAGTTCCGCGGCAAGGTCGCCCTCAACGGCGACCCGACCCAGGCCGGCGCCGCGTTCAGCGGCGTGGTCATGGCCTC is a window encoding:
- a CDS encoding ABC transporter substrate-binding protein; the encoded protein is MKVRKWLVVLAATSALAACAPPADDDEGDSGNGGTDAAAATSAEDFGGMEGLIEAAQEEGELNVIALPPDWANYGEIIKAFEEKYDIKVNSAQPDAASQDEINAANQLKGTDRAPDVFDLSQSVALANTDMYAPYQVETFDEIPEEFKDADGTWVNDYGGFMSVGYDADVVPEIDSLEDLLGPEFRGKVALNGDPTQAGAAFSGVVMASLANGGTADDIAPGVDFFKRLKAAGNFLPVDPTPATIASGQTPVVIDWDYLNAVESQKLDSWEVFVPEDAVVAGYYFQAINKDAPNPAAARLWQEFLYSDEGQNLWLAGGARPVRAEAMAEAGTIDTELYDALPEVTGDPVIPTNEQTESMAAYLADNWAKAIG